One window of the Balaenoptera ricei isolate mBalRic1 chromosome X, mBalRic1.hap2, whole genome shotgun sequence genome contains the following:
- the RBM10 gene encoding RNA-binding protein 10 isoform X5, which yields MSESPPLTARAEKVSVDAGRGGGESLQEASPRLADHGGSSGGGWEVKRSQRLRRGPSSPRRPYQDMEYERRGGRGDRTGRYGASDRSQDDGGENRSRDHDYRDMDYRSYPREYGSQEGKHDYDDSSEEQSAEIRGQLQSHGVQAREVRLMRNKSSGQSRGFAFVEFSHLQDATRWMEANQHSLNILGQKVSMHYSDPKPKINEDWLCNKCGVQNFKRREKCFKCGVPKSEAEQKLPLGARLDQQTLPLGGRELSQGLLPLPQPYQAQGVLASQALSQGSEPSSENANDTIILRNLNPHSTMDSILGALAPYAVLSSSNVRVIKDKQTQLNRGFAFIQLSTIEAAQLLQILQALHPPLTIDGKTINVEFAKGSKRDMASNEGSRINAASVASTAIAAAQWAISQASQGGEGAWATPEEPPVDYSYYQQDEGYGGSQGTESSLYAHGYLKGTKGPGITGTKGDPAGAGPEASLEPGADSVSLQAFSRTQPGATPGVYQQSAAEASGSQGTAANSQSYTIMSPAVLKSELQSPTHPSSSLPPATSPSAQESYSQYPVPDVSTYQYDETSGYYYDPQTGLYYDPNSQYYYNAQSQQYLYWDGERRTYVPALEQSADGHKETGAPSKEGKEKKEKHKTKTAQQIAKDMERWARSLNKQKENFKNSFQPISSLRDDERRESATADAGYAILEKKGALAERQHTSMDLPKLASDDRPSPPRGLVAAYSGESDSEEEQERGGPEREEKLTDWQKLACLLCRRQFPSKEALIRHQQLSGLHKQNLEIHRRAHLSENELEALEKNDMEQMKYRDRAAERREKYGIPEPPEPKRRKYSGMSAASVDFEQPTRDGLGSDNIGSRMLQAMGWKEGSGLGRKKQGIVTPIEAQTRVRGSGLGARGSSYGVTSTESYKETLHKTMVTRFNEAQ from the exons ATGTCCGAGAGCCCTCCCTTGACAGCCCGGGCCGAGAAGGTGAGCGTCGACGCTGGTCGTGGGGGCGGAG AGTCCCTGCAGGAGGCATCACCCAGGCTGGCAGATCATGGTGGCAGCAGCGGGGGTGGCTGGGAAGTGAAACGGAGCCAGCGGCTGAGGAGGGGCCCCAGCAGCCCCCGCAGGCCCTATCAGGACATGGAGTATGAAAGACG AGGGGGTCGTGGAGACAGGACTGGCCGTTACGGAGCCAGCGATCGTTCACAGGATGATGGTGGGGAGAACCGCAGCCGGGATCACGACTACCGGGACATGGACTACCGCTCGTATCCCCGCGAGTACGGCAGCCAGGAGGGCAAGCACGACTATGATGACTCGTCCGAGGAGCAGAGTGCAGag ATCCGTGGCCAGCTGCAGTCCCACGGCGTCCAAGCACGGGAGGTCCGGCTGATGCGGAACAAATCCTCAG GTCAGAGCCGGGGCTTCGCCTTCGTCGAGTTTAGTCACTTGCAGGACGCTACACGATGGATGGAAGCCAATCAG CACTCCCTCAACATCCTGGGCCAGAAGGTGTCCATGCACTACAGCGACCCCAAGCCCAAGATCAATGAGGACTGGCTGTGTAATAAG TGTGGCGTCCAGAACTTCAAACGCCGTGAGAAGTGCTTCAAGTGTGGTGTGCCCAAGTCAG AGGCAGAACAGAAGCTGCCCCTGGGCGCCAGGTTGGATCAGCAGACGCTACCGCTGGGTGGTCGGGAGCTAAGCCAGGGCCTGCTGCCCCTGCCACAGCCCTACCAGGCCCAGGGAGTGCTGGCCTCCCAGGCCCTGTCACAGGGCTCGGAGCCGAGCTCAGAGAACGCCAACGACA CCATCATTTTGCGCAACCTGAACCCACACAGCACCATGGACTCCATCCTGGGGGCCCTGGCACCCTACGCAGTGCTGTCCTCCTCCAACGTACGCGTCATCAAGGACAAGCAGACCCAACTGAACCGTGGCTTTGCCTTCATCCAGCTCTCCACCATC gaggcaGCCCAGCTGCTGCAGATCCTGCAGGCCCTGCACCCGCCGCTCACCATCGACGGCAAGACCATCAACGTTGAGTTTGCCAAGGGTTCTAAGAG GGACATGGCCTCCAACGAAGGCAGTCGCATCAATGCTGCCTCTGTGGCCAGCACTGCCATTGCCGCGGCCCAGTGGGCCATCTCGCAG GCCTCCCAGGGTGGGGAGGGTGCCTGGGCCACCCCCGAGGAGCCACCGGTCGACTACAGCTACTACCAACAGGATGAGGGCTATGGCGGCAGCCAGGGCACAGAGTCTTCTCTCTATGCCCATGGCTACCTCAAGGGCACGAAGGGCCCCGGCATCACTGGAACCAAAGGGGACCCAGCCGGAGCAG GTCCCGAGGCCTCCCTGGAGCCTGGGGCAGACTCTGTGTCCCTGCAGGCTTTCTCCCGCACCCAGCCTGGTGCCACCCCTGGCGTCTACCAGCAGTCAGCAGCTGAAGCGAGCGGCAGCCAGGGCACTGCTGCCAACAGCCAG TCATACACCATCATGTCACCCGCTGTGCTCAAATCTGAGCTCCAGAGCCCCACCCATCCCAGCTCTTCCCTGCCACCAGCCACGAGTCCCTCTGCCCAGGAGTCCTACAGCCAGTACC CTGTTCCTGACGTCTCCACCTACCAGTACGACGAGACATCTGGCTACTACTATGACCCCCAGACTGGCCTCTACTACGACCCCAACTCTCAG taCTACTACAATGCTCAGAGCCAGCAGTACCTGTACTGGGATGGGGAAAGGCGGACCTATGTTCCTGCCCTGGAGCAGTCAGCTGATGGGCATAAGGAAACAGGGGCGCCCTCAAAGGAgggcaaagagaagaaggaaaagcacAAGACCAAGACGGCCCAACAG ATCGCCAAGGACATGGAACGCTGGGCCCGCAGCCTcaacaagcaaaaagaaaacttcaaaaacaGCTTCCAGCCCATCAGTTCCCTACGAGACGATGAAAGGCGGGAGTCGGCCACTGCAGATGCCGGCTACGCCATCCTCGAGAAGAAG GGAGCACTAGCCGAGAGACAGCACACCAGCATGGACCTCCCAAAACTGGCCAGTGATGACCGCCCA AGCCCGCCGAGGGGGCTGGTGGCAGCCTACAGCGGAGAGAGTGACAGTGAGGAGGAGCAAGAGCGCGGGGGCCCGGAGCGGGAGGAGAAGCTCACTGACTGGCAGAAGCTGGCCTGTCTGCTCTGCCGGCGCCAGTTCCCCAGCAAGGAGGCGCTCATCCGGCACCAGCAGCTCTCCGGGCTCCACAAG CAAAACCTTGAGATTCACCGGCGAGCCCACCTGTCAGAAAATGAGCTGgaggcacttgagaagaacgacATGGAG CAAATGAAGTACCGGGACCGCGCAGCTGAACGCAGAGAGAAGTATGGCATCCCTGAGCCGCCGGAGCCCAAGAGGAGGAAGTATAGCGGCATGTCTGCGGCCTCTGT GGACTTTGAGCAGCCCACGCGGGATGGGCTGGGCAGTGACAACATTGGCAGTCGCATGCTCCAGGCTATGGGCTGGAAAGAGGGCAGTGGCCTGGGCCGCAAAAAACAGGGCATTGTGACTCCCATTGAG GCCCAGACACGGGTGCGGGGCTCTGGCTTGGGTGCCCGAGGCAGCTCCTATGGGGTCACCTCAACCGAGTCATACAAGGAGACGCTGCACAAGACAATGGTGACCCGCTTCAACGAGGCCCAGTGA
- the RBM10 gene encoding RNA-binding protein 10 isoform X3, with protein MSESPPLTARAEKVSVDAGRGGGESLQEASPRLADHGGSSGGGWEVKRSQRLRRGPSSPRRPYQDMEYERRGGRGDRTGRYGASDRSQDDGGENRSRDHDYRDMDYRSYPREYGSQEGKHDYDDSSEEQSAEDSYEASPGSETQRRRRRRHRHSPTGPPGFPRDGDYRDQDYRTEQGEEEEEEEEEEEEEKASNIVMLRMLPQAATEDDIRGQLQSHGVQAREVRLMRNKSSGQSRGFAFVEFSHLQDATRWMEANQHSLNILGQKVSMHYSDPKPKINEDWLCNKCGVQNFKRREKCFKCGVPKSEAEQKLPLGARLDQQTLPLGGRELSQGLLPLPQPYQAQGVLASQALSQGSEPSSENANDTIILRNLNPHSTMDSILGALAPYAVLSSSNVRVIKDKQTQLNRGFAFIQLSTIVEAAQLLQILQALHPPLTIDGKTINVEFAKGSKRDMASNEGSRINAASVASTAIAAAQWAISQDEGYGGSQGTESSLYAHGYLKGTKGPGITGTKGDPAGAGPEASLEPGADSVSLQAFSRTQPGATPGVYQQSAAEASGSQGTAANSQSYTIMSPAVLKSELQSPTHPSSSLPPATSPSAQESYSQYPVPDVSTYQYDETSGYYYDPQTGLYYDPNSQYYYNAQSQQYLYWDGERRTYVPALEQSADGHKETGAPSKEGKEKKEKHKTKTAQQIAKDMERWARSLNKQKENFKNSFQPISSLRDDERRESATADAGYAILEKKGALAERQHTSMDLPKLASDDRPSPPRGLVAAYSGESDSEEEQERGGPEREEKLTDWQKLACLLCRRQFPSKEALIRHQQLSGLHKQNLEIHRRAHLSENELEALEKNDMEQMKYRDRAAERREKYGIPEPPEPKRRKYSGMSAASVDFEQPTRDGLGSDNIGSRMLQAMGWKEGSGLGRKKQGIVTPIEAQTRVRGSGLGARGSSYGVTSTESYKETLHKTMVTRFNEAQ; from the exons ATGTCCGAGAGCCCTCCCTTGACAGCCCGGGCCGAGAAGGTGAGCGTCGACGCTGGTCGTGGGGGCGGAG AGTCCCTGCAGGAGGCATCACCCAGGCTGGCAGATCATGGTGGCAGCAGCGGGGGTGGCTGGGAAGTGAAACGGAGCCAGCGGCTGAGGAGGGGCCCCAGCAGCCCCCGCAGGCCCTATCAGGACATGGAGTATGAAAGACG AGGGGGTCGTGGAGACAGGACTGGCCGTTACGGAGCCAGCGATCGTTCACAGGATGATGGTGGGGAGAACCGCAGCCGGGATCACGACTACCGGGACATGGACTACCGCTCGTATCCCCGCGAGTACGGCAGCCAGGAGGGCAAGCACGACTATGATGACTCGTCCGAGGAGCAGAGTGCAGag GATTCCTACGAGGCCTCCCCGGGCTCCGAGACTCAGCgtaggcggcggcggcggcacagGCACAGCCCCACCGGCCCACCAGGCTTCCCCCGAGACGGCGACTATCGGGACCAGGACTATCGGACCgagcaaggggaggaggaggaggaggaggaggaggaggaggaggaggagaaggccaGTAACATCGTCATGCTGAGGATGCTGCCACAGGCAGCCACTGAGGATGAC ATCCGTGGCCAGCTGCAGTCCCACGGCGTCCAAGCACGGGAGGTCCGGCTGATGCGGAACAAATCCTCAG GTCAGAGCCGGGGCTTCGCCTTCGTCGAGTTTAGTCACTTGCAGGACGCTACACGATGGATGGAAGCCAATCAG CACTCCCTCAACATCCTGGGCCAGAAGGTGTCCATGCACTACAGCGACCCCAAGCCCAAGATCAATGAGGACTGGCTGTGTAATAAG TGTGGCGTCCAGAACTTCAAACGCCGTGAGAAGTGCTTCAAGTGTGGTGTGCCCAAGTCAG AGGCAGAACAGAAGCTGCCCCTGGGCGCCAGGTTGGATCAGCAGACGCTACCGCTGGGTGGTCGGGAGCTAAGCCAGGGCCTGCTGCCCCTGCCACAGCCCTACCAGGCCCAGGGAGTGCTGGCCTCCCAGGCCCTGTCACAGGGCTCGGAGCCGAGCTCAGAGAACGCCAACGACA CCATCATTTTGCGCAACCTGAACCCACACAGCACCATGGACTCCATCCTGGGGGCCCTGGCACCCTACGCAGTGCTGTCCTCCTCCAACGTACGCGTCATCAAGGACAAGCAGACCCAACTGAACCGTGGCTTTGCCTTCATCCAGCTCTCCACCATCGTG gaggcaGCCCAGCTGCTGCAGATCCTGCAGGCCCTGCACCCGCCGCTCACCATCGACGGCAAGACCATCAACGTTGAGTTTGCCAAGGGTTCTAAGAG GGACATGGCCTCCAACGAAGGCAGTCGCATCAATGCTGCCTCTGTGGCCAGCACTGCCATTGCCGCGGCCCAGTGGGCCATCTCGCAG GATGAGGGCTATGGCGGCAGCCAGGGCACAGAGTCTTCTCTCTATGCCCATGGCTACCTCAAGGGCACGAAGGGCCCCGGCATCACTGGAACCAAAGGGGACCCAGCCGGAGCAG GTCCCGAGGCCTCCCTGGAGCCTGGGGCAGACTCTGTGTCCCTGCAGGCTTTCTCCCGCACCCAGCCTGGTGCCACCCCTGGCGTCTACCAGCAGTCAGCAGCTGAAGCGAGCGGCAGCCAGGGCACTGCTGCCAACAGCCAG TCATACACCATCATGTCACCCGCTGTGCTCAAATCTGAGCTCCAGAGCCCCACCCATCCCAGCTCTTCCCTGCCACCAGCCACGAGTCCCTCTGCCCAGGAGTCCTACAGCCAGTACC CTGTTCCTGACGTCTCCACCTACCAGTACGACGAGACATCTGGCTACTACTATGACCCCCAGACTGGCCTCTACTACGACCCCAACTCTCAG taCTACTACAATGCTCAGAGCCAGCAGTACCTGTACTGGGATGGGGAAAGGCGGACCTATGTTCCTGCCCTGGAGCAGTCAGCTGATGGGCATAAGGAAACAGGGGCGCCCTCAAAGGAgggcaaagagaagaaggaaaagcacAAGACCAAGACGGCCCAACAG ATCGCCAAGGACATGGAACGCTGGGCCCGCAGCCTcaacaagcaaaaagaaaacttcaaaaacaGCTTCCAGCCCATCAGTTCCCTACGAGACGATGAAAGGCGGGAGTCGGCCACTGCAGATGCCGGCTACGCCATCCTCGAGAAGAAG GGAGCACTAGCCGAGAGACAGCACACCAGCATGGACCTCCCAAAACTGGCCAGTGATGACCGCCCA AGCCCGCCGAGGGGGCTGGTGGCAGCCTACAGCGGAGAGAGTGACAGTGAGGAGGAGCAAGAGCGCGGGGGCCCGGAGCGGGAGGAGAAGCTCACTGACTGGCAGAAGCTGGCCTGTCTGCTCTGCCGGCGCCAGTTCCCCAGCAAGGAGGCGCTCATCCGGCACCAGCAGCTCTCCGGGCTCCACAAG CAAAACCTTGAGATTCACCGGCGAGCCCACCTGTCAGAAAATGAGCTGgaggcacttgagaagaacgacATGGAG CAAATGAAGTACCGGGACCGCGCAGCTGAACGCAGAGAGAAGTATGGCATCCCTGAGCCGCCGGAGCCCAAGAGGAGGAAGTATAGCGGCATGTCTGCGGCCTCTGT GGACTTTGAGCAGCCCACGCGGGATGGGCTGGGCAGTGACAACATTGGCAGTCGCATGCTCCAGGCTATGGGCTGGAAAGAGGGCAGTGGCCTGGGCCGCAAAAAACAGGGCATTGTGACTCCCATTGAG GCCCAGACACGGGTGCGGGGCTCTGGCTTGGGTGCCCGAGGCAGCTCCTATGGGGTCACCTCAACCGAGTCATACAAGGAGACGCTGCACAAGACAATGGTGACCCGCTTCAACGAGGCCCAGTGA
- the RBM10 gene encoding RNA-binding protein 10 isoform X6, producing MEYERRGGRGDRTGRYGASDRSQDDGGENRSRDHDYRDMDYRSYPREYGSQEGKHDYDDSSEEQSAEDSYEASPGSETQRRRRRRHRHSPTGPPGFPRDGDYRDQDYRTEQGEEEEEEEEEEEEEKASNIVMLRMLPQAATEDDIRGQLQSHGVQAREVRLMRNKSSGQSRGFAFVEFSHLQDATRWMEANQHSLNILGQKVSMHYSDPKPKINEDWLCNKCGVQNFKRREKCFKCGVPKSEAEQKLPLGARLDQQTLPLGGRELSQGLLPLPQPYQAQGVLASQALSQGSEPSSENANDTIILRNLNPHSTMDSILGALAPYAVLSSSNVRVIKDKQTQLNRGFAFIQLSTIVEAAQLLQILQALHPPLTIDGKTINVEFAKGSKRDMASNEGSRINAASVASTAIAAAQWAISQASQGGEGAWATPEEPPVDYSYYQQDEGYGGSQGTESSLYAHGYLKGTKGPGITGTKGDPAGAGPEASLEPGADSVSLQAFSRTQPGATPGVYQQSAAEASGSQGTAANSQSYTIMSPAVLKSELQSPTHPSSSLPPATSPSAQESYSQYPVPDVSTYQYDETSGYYYDPQTGLYYDPNSQYYYNAQSQQYLYWDGERRTYVPALEQSADGHKETGAPSKEGKEKKEKHKTKTAQQIAKDMERWARSLNKQKENFKNSFQPISSLRDDERRESATADAGYAILEKKGALAERQHTSMDLPKLASDDRPSPPRGLVAAYSGESDSEEEQERGGPEREEKLTDWQKLACLLCRRQFPSKEALIRHQQLSGLHKQNLEIHRRAHLSENELEALEKNDMEQMKYRDRAAERREKYGIPEPPEPKRRKYSGMSAASVDFEQPTRDGLGSDNIGSRMLQAMGWKEGSGLGRKKQGIVTPIEAQTRVRGSGLGARGSSYGVTSTESYKETLHKTMVTRFNEAQ from the exons ATGGAGTATGAAAGACG AGGGGGTCGTGGAGACAGGACTGGCCGTTACGGAGCCAGCGATCGTTCACAGGATGATGGTGGGGAGAACCGCAGCCGGGATCACGACTACCGGGACATGGACTACCGCTCGTATCCCCGCGAGTACGGCAGCCAGGAGGGCAAGCACGACTATGATGACTCGTCCGAGGAGCAGAGTGCAGag GATTCCTACGAGGCCTCCCCGGGCTCCGAGACTCAGCgtaggcggcggcggcggcacagGCACAGCCCCACCGGCCCACCAGGCTTCCCCCGAGACGGCGACTATCGGGACCAGGACTATCGGACCgagcaaggggaggaggaggaggaggaggaggaggaggaggaggaggagaaggccaGTAACATCGTCATGCTGAGGATGCTGCCACAGGCAGCCACTGAGGATGAC ATCCGTGGCCAGCTGCAGTCCCACGGCGTCCAAGCACGGGAGGTCCGGCTGATGCGGAACAAATCCTCAG GTCAGAGCCGGGGCTTCGCCTTCGTCGAGTTTAGTCACTTGCAGGACGCTACACGATGGATGGAAGCCAATCAG CACTCCCTCAACATCCTGGGCCAGAAGGTGTCCATGCACTACAGCGACCCCAAGCCCAAGATCAATGAGGACTGGCTGTGTAATAAG TGTGGCGTCCAGAACTTCAAACGCCGTGAGAAGTGCTTCAAGTGTGGTGTGCCCAAGTCAG AGGCAGAACAGAAGCTGCCCCTGGGCGCCAGGTTGGATCAGCAGACGCTACCGCTGGGTGGTCGGGAGCTAAGCCAGGGCCTGCTGCCCCTGCCACAGCCCTACCAGGCCCAGGGAGTGCTGGCCTCCCAGGCCCTGTCACAGGGCTCGGAGCCGAGCTCAGAGAACGCCAACGACA CCATCATTTTGCGCAACCTGAACCCACACAGCACCATGGACTCCATCCTGGGGGCCCTGGCACCCTACGCAGTGCTGTCCTCCTCCAACGTACGCGTCATCAAGGACAAGCAGACCCAACTGAACCGTGGCTTTGCCTTCATCCAGCTCTCCACCATCGTG gaggcaGCCCAGCTGCTGCAGATCCTGCAGGCCCTGCACCCGCCGCTCACCATCGACGGCAAGACCATCAACGTTGAGTTTGCCAAGGGTTCTAAGAG GGACATGGCCTCCAACGAAGGCAGTCGCATCAATGCTGCCTCTGTGGCCAGCACTGCCATTGCCGCGGCCCAGTGGGCCATCTCGCAG GCCTCCCAGGGTGGGGAGGGTGCCTGGGCCACCCCCGAGGAGCCACCGGTCGACTACAGCTACTACCAACAGGATGAGGGCTATGGCGGCAGCCAGGGCACAGAGTCTTCTCTCTATGCCCATGGCTACCTCAAGGGCACGAAGGGCCCCGGCATCACTGGAACCAAAGGGGACCCAGCCGGAGCAG GTCCCGAGGCCTCCCTGGAGCCTGGGGCAGACTCTGTGTCCCTGCAGGCTTTCTCCCGCACCCAGCCTGGTGCCACCCCTGGCGTCTACCAGCAGTCAGCAGCTGAAGCGAGCGGCAGCCAGGGCACTGCTGCCAACAGCCAG TCATACACCATCATGTCACCCGCTGTGCTCAAATCTGAGCTCCAGAGCCCCACCCATCCCAGCTCTTCCCTGCCACCAGCCACGAGTCCCTCTGCCCAGGAGTCCTACAGCCAGTACC CTGTTCCTGACGTCTCCACCTACCAGTACGACGAGACATCTGGCTACTACTATGACCCCCAGACTGGCCTCTACTACGACCCCAACTCTCAG taCTACTACAATGCTCAGAGCCAGCAGTACCTGTACTGGGATGGGGAAAGGCGGACCTATGTTCCTGCCCTGGAGCAGTCAGCTGATGGGCATAAGGAAACAGGGGCGCCCTCAAAGGAgggcaaagagaagaaggaaaagcacAAGACCAAGACGGCCCAACAG ATCGCCAAGGACATGGAACGCTGGGCCCGCAGCCTcaacaagcaaaaagaaaacttcaaaaacaGCTTCCAGCCCATCAGTTCCCTACGAGACGATGAAAGGCGGGAGTCGGCCACTGCAGATGCCGGCTACGCCATCCTCGAGAAGAAG GGAGCACTAGCCGAGAGACAGCACACCAGCATGGACCTCCCAAAACTGGCCAGTGATGACCGCCCA AGCCCGCCGAGGGGGCTGGTGGCAGCCTACAGCGGAGAGAGTGACAGTGAGGAGGAGCAAGAGCGCGGGGGCCCGGAGCGGGAGGAGAAGCTCACTGACTGGCAGAAGCTGGCCTGTCTGCTCTGCCGGCGCCAGTTCCCCAGCAAGGAGGCGCTCATCCGGCACCAGCAGCTCTCCGGGCTCCACAAG CAAAACCTTGAGATTCACCGGCGAGCCCACCTGTCAGAAAATGAGCTGgaggcacttgagaagaacgacATGGAG CAAATGAAGTACCGGGACCGCGCAGCTGAACGCAGAGAGAAGTATGGCATCCCTGAGCCGCCGGAGCCCAAGAGGAGGAAGTATAGCGGCATGTCTGCGGCCTCTGT GGACTTTGAGCAGCCCACGCGGGATGGGCTGGGCAGTGACAACATTGGCAGTCGCATGCTCCAGGCTATGGGCTGGAAAGAGGGCAGTGGCCTGGGCCGCAAAAAACAGGGCATTGTGACTCCCATTGAG GCCCAGACACGGGTGCGGGGCTCTGGCTTGGGTGCCCGAGGCAGCTCCTATGGGGTCACCTCAACCGAGTCATACAAGGAGACGCTGCACAAGACAATGGTGACCCGCTTCAACGAGGCCCAGTGA